A single region of the Acetivibrio cellulolyticus CD2 genome encodes:
- a CDS encoding orn/lys/arg decarboxylase major region gives MAVLVDEAHGAHMSFHDDFPLTAMVVGADMSAVSIHKTAGPLTFDSYVNYIRVLGK, from the coding sequence ATGGCTGTTTTAGTTGATGAAGCGCATGGGGCTCATATGTCATTTCATGACGATTTCCCATTGACAGCAATGGTAGTAGGAGCGGATATGAGTGCTGTAAGTATTCATAAAACTGCTGGTCCGCTTACCTTTGATTCATATGTAAACTATATAAGAGTACTTGGCAAATAA